Proteins encoded in a region of the Ursus arctos isolate Adak ecotype North America unplaced genomic scaffold, UrsArc2.0 scaffold_2, whole genome shotgun sequence genome:
- the LOC125283495 gene encoding 40S ribosomal protein S2-like, giving the protein MMPVLWKGSGAPEWKATAAAYGARAAAMVRAGWRPQSLWSSRRQGQGLRADPFTKPGHLVKDVKIKSLEEIYLFSLPIRESEITDSFLGASLKHEVLKIMPVQKQTRAAQQTRFKTFVATGGYSGHVSLGVKCSKEIATAILGAIILAKLSIIPMWQGYWRSKISKPHTVPGKETSRCGSAQLHLIATPRGMVSALVPKKLLMTIRIDDCYISARSYTATQGNPAKAAFDTISKTYSCLAPDIWKETVFTKSPSQGFTDHIVKTHTRLLLWPPHSFIQEK; this is encoded by the coding sequence ATGATGCCAGTGCTTTGGAAGGGCTCAGGGGCCCCGGAATGGAAGGCCACAGCAGCAGCATATGGGGCCAGAGCTGCAGCTATGGTCAGGGCAGGGTGGAGGCCACAGAGCTTGTGGAGCTCACGGAGGCAAGGCCAAGGACTAAGAGCAGATCCTTTCACCAAGCCAGGCCACCTGGTTAAGGATGTAAAGATCAAGTCCCTGGAGGAGATCtatctcttctccctgcccatcAGGGAATCTGAGATCACTGACTCTTTCCTGGGGGCATCCCTCAAGCATGAGGTTTTGAAGATTATGCCTGTGCAAAAGCAGACCCGTGCTGCCCAGCAAACCAGGTTCAAGACGTTTGTTGCCACCGGAGGGTACAGTGGACATGTCAGTCTGGGTGTTAAGTGCTCCAAGGAGATAGCCACTGCCATCCTTGGAGCCATCATCCTGGCCAAGCTTTCCATCATCCCCATGTGGCAAGGTTACTGGAGGAGCAAGATCAGCAAGCCCCACACTGTCCCAGGCAAGGAGACCAGCCGCTGTGGCTCTGCGCAGCTGCACCTCATTGCCACCCCCagaggcatggtctcagcccttGTACCCAAGAAGCTCCTGATGACAATCCGTATTGACGACTGCTACATCTCAGCCAGGAGCTACACTGCCACCCAGGGCAACCCTGCCAAGGCCGCTTTTGACACCATTTCTAAGACCTACAGCTGTCTCGCCCCTGACATCTGGAAAGAGACCGTGTTCACCAAGTCTCCCTCTCAGGGATTCACTGACCATATTGTAAAGACCCACACCAGGCTGCTGCTGTGGCCACCACATAGttttatacaagaaaaataa